Part of the Oncorhynchus nerka isolate Pitt River linkage group LG14, Oner_Uvic_2.0, whole genome shotgun sequence genome is shown below.
tgtccgtcctgtctccctgtcttagGGGTATCACAGTaaggacattgcaatgtattgccctggccacatctgcagtcctcatgcccccttgcagcatgcctaagacatgttcacgcagatgagcagaaaccctgggcatctttcttttggtgtttttcagtagaTATGAAAACttaggcctctttagtgtcctaactgtgaccttaattgcctaccaccTGTAAGCGGGTattgtcttaatgaccgttctacagctgcatgttcattaattgtttatggttcactgaacaagcatgggaaacagggtttaaaccctttacaatgggGGGGGAATAActtctgtgaagttatttggatttttacaaattatctttgaaagacagtgccctgaaaaagggaagtttctttttttttgctgagtttattttctacattgtagaataatagtttagatatcaaaactatgaaataacacatatggaatcatgtagtaatcaaaacggtgttaaacaaatcaatatatttcatattcttcaaagtagccaccctttgccttgatgacagctctgcacactttgcattctctcaaccagcttcacctggaatgcttttccaacagtctcgaaggagttcctacatatgccgagtacttgttggctacttttccttcactctgctgtccaattgggttaaggttgggtgattgtgtaggccaggtcacctgatgctgcactccatcactctccttcttggtcaaatagcccttacacagcgtggagatgtgtgttttgggtcattgtccagttgaaaaacaaatgatactgGGACTAActgcaaactagatgggatggcgtatcgctgcagaatgctgtggtagccactgaggtgccgttcccctcacagctccataggcaagcacctaTGAGACGtgcgttacttgaactctgaagcatttatgtcgaatgcaatctgaggtgcagttaatttcAGATTTCCGAAGCTgataactaatgaacttatcctctgcagcagaggtaactttgggtcttcctttcctgttgcggtcctcatgagccagtttcatcatagcgcttgatgttttttgcgactgcacttgaagctTTTCGGTATTGACTGACATGTCTtcaataatgatggactgtcgtatctctttgcttatttgagcccatcttgccacaatatggacttggtcttttaccaaatagggctatcttctgtataacaaCTAAAAGTCTAAAAATGAATCGGCCTtaccgatttaattagggccaatttcaagtttataacaaatcggtaatctgcatttttggacgccgattacattgcattccacgaggAAACTGCTTGGCAGGCTGACCACTTGTTACGTGAGTgtagcaaggagccaaggtagttgctagctagcattaaacttatcttgtaaaaaacaaatcaatcttcacacaatcactagttaacctagtaatatcatcaaccatgtgtagttaactagcttgtcctgcgttgcatataatcaatgtggtgcctgttaatttatcaccGAATCACAGCTTACTTCGCCAAACgaagtcagggtatatgcaacagtttgggccgcctggctcgttcaaactaatttgccagaattttacataattatgacataacattgaaggttgtgcaatgtaacagcaatatttagacttagggttgccacccgtttgataaaatacagaacggttccatatttcactgaaagaataaacagttttcgaaatgatagtttccataTTAATGGCTCGTATTTGTGTttgttatattataattaagtctatgatttgatatttgatagagcagtttgagcggtggtaggcagcagcaggctcgtaagcattcattcaaacttgactgtgtttgccagcagctcttagcaatgcttgattaCAGCgccgtttatgacttcaagcctatcaactcctgagattaggctggcaatactaaagtgcctattagaacatccaatagtcaaaggtatatgatatacaaatggtagagagaaatagtcgacgcaCGGTAATACCTATAATAACGGCAACCTAACATTTCTTTACTGGGAATATTGAaaaaccagctttcatatgttctgagcaaggaacttaaacgttaagctttttatttttacatggcacatattgcacttgtaCATTCTCCAACacagtttttgcattatttaaaccaaattgagcacgtttcattatttatttgagccgAAATAAATAAAatcgatgtattatattaagttaaaataaaagtgttcactCAGTgtggttgtaattgtcattatttcaaATATATCAAAAAAATTGCCCGATTAATCGGCATTGGCTTTTTTTGGGCCATCCAAtaaaatcggtatcggcgttgaaaaatcataatcggtcgacctctaataccaaccctaccttgtcacaacacaactgattggctcaaacacattgaggaaagaaattccacaaattaacatttaaaaaggcacacatgttaattgaaatccaatccaggtgactatctcatgaagagAATGTCAAttgtgtgcaaagttgtcatcaaggcaaaaggtggctactttatagaatataaaatatatgttgatttgtttaacacttttttggttactacatgattccgtgttatttaatagtttatgtcttcactattattctacaatgtagaaaatagtcaaaataaaggaaaccccttgaatgaataggtgtgtccaaacttttgactggtattgtatgttAACAACATGTCCACCTTATTTTAAATGAATGGGCCTACCATCCTGTTTTTTAATTTAATTCCATATAGTAATTTGCGTAATAAGTACCTATTTTGCACAAAGTCATATTAAAAGTTGATTCTAATATATGAAATTGGTGCAAACGTACTTTTACACAAAGCACAAAGATTTGTTAATATGACCACCCTACCTTAACTTTTGGTCTTAAATTACTGTAATTGTGTACTGACTCATTTGATCATATTgatttaacccttatttaacccttatttaacttggcaagttaaattcttatttacaatgacggcctacactggccaaacccgacgacgctgggccaattgggagtcctatagggcggcgcacaatcacggcctgttgtgatactgcctggattcgaaccatggTGTCTGTGGTGACACCTCAAGCAATGAGGTGCAGTGGCTTAGACCACTGCGACACTCGCTACTGAAAATGACATTACATTTGGCCACCCTACCTTGAGATATTGGACAAAACCTGTTGAAATATAGACTACATACAGATGGATTTGAGGCCATTATTGATTTGGGATTAACAATGACCAGTCCACAACCTTTTTTCGATCACTTGTAAATGAGATCTCAGCAATTGTAAATCCCTAACCTCATAAAATAGTGTTCCTGAGAAGCATGTCTATAAAATTGAGTACAATACCAAGTATAATACCAAAAGCAGTTTCATTTTGACCCTTAACACCCAAGTTACATGGCTCACCTGAGACAATGACCCTATACTCGGAGCGTCTGGATGGCGGCCCGTATCTGCCTCTAGGAGCGCCACCAACCCccccgccaccaccaccaccaccgccaccaccaaagccgcctctcccccaccccttccGCTCCGAGGGAATTCAACTCGCAGCCGATAACCGTCGTAGTCATAGCCGTCTCGTCCGTACACTGCATCGTCTGCGTCCCTGAAAAAGTGATAATAGAAAAGTATTACTACACAATCGTCCACACAGCACTCTGCGGTGTGCCTCATTAGCATATTATATGTTACCAGTAGATAACCGGCCCAACTTAACTCCACGATTTACGATGATAAATCTTGGAGTTTGGTCGGCTAGCCACAAACAAAGACACCTTCACAAAATGTAAATGCAGAAACAGAAGCAACTAACTATCAGGCCAATTGATGTTACTGTACATTCCTAAAACGAAAATAGATAGTTACGGTAGAAACATGTGCAGAGAAGATTCACGTTGTCGCATGAGCAGATAACGTTAGAGCAGTGCACGAGTTGCTAACAAGCTAGCCTTTAACGTTAGCTACCTGGGATCTTCAAATTCGATGAAGGCAAAGGGAGGTCCCCCTCTCCGATTTTTCAAATCGATGTCTCGAATAGCTCCGTATTTGTAGAACACGTCCTCGACATCTTTAGTGCGAATATCAGGAGGTAGATTTCCGACATAAATTCGACAATCGTTATTTCCTGCGGGGCCTCTCACGACGCCTCCCGacatgttagctagcaagctaacgttagctagtttatTTTAGCGGTAGGTTGAAATAAAAAGCGATTTCGCAAGACGGTATTCAAGTATATCACCGCCGATTATAAATTCATTTGAGTATAGTACACAAACACTGCTGAAAACACGAAATAAGGTATCACTCGCGCTTAAAGTTATGTACTAGATAGCTACACTTCTCCCCGTTCAGAATCGCGCTTCTCCGCGAGGGCATTCATGAACACCAGAAATGTGCTCAGTAGAGAACTAGAAATGGCTACGTCCGCCAAATAAAATAGTCCACGGTAATAcaatctgtaaaagagacctggGTCTCAGTATGCCTCCCTTATAGAATACATGTCAAATAAATCAACGCAGGTGTGTGATATTGGTATGATTACGCGAATAATTTCAGGTGAGCAGATTCTTAGATTATGATTGTTTGGCCATTTTCATCTTGCAATTTTAAATCATGATTATTTATCATTTGGCCTTATGAGTAGTGTCCAGCAACCTATTATTATAGGTAGACGGCCTACACCAATAATAGTGACTTCACAAGTGAGTGTGCATCTAAAGTATACAGACACTACATTGATTATGAATTAGGACCTTGGAGCCTAATATACTTtatcaacaacctctccctcaacgtgatcaagacaaaggacatGATcggggactacaggaaaaggagggccaagcaTGCTCCCATTGTCATTGatgggggctgtagtggagcagattgagagcttcaaggtccttggtgtccacatcacctactatcatggtccaaacataccaagacagtcgtgaagagggcacgacaacgccaaCGCCAAAGGAGACTGAAaagttttggcatgggtcctctgatcctcaaaaagttctacagctgcatcatcgagagcatcctgactggttgcatcacctcctggtatggcaactgctcacaTTCTGACCTCAAGGGGCTACGggccagtacatcacttgggccaagcttcctggcatccaggacatctatacctgtcagtggaaggccctaaaaattcccaaagactccagccaccctagccatgccgcacggcaagcggtactggagtgccaagtctaggtccaaaaggattcttaacagcttctacccccaagctataagactgctgaacagctaatcaaatggctactctgACTATTTTCTTTGACCCACCTCActtttttacaccgctgctactcactgtttttatctatgcatagtcactttacctactgtacatgtacatattaccttaattaCATCGACAAACCTGTACCtccacacattgacttggtacctgtaccccctgtatatagcctcattattgttctTTTATTGTTTCTCTTttgtttttttactttagtttatttagtaacatttttcttaactcttatttttcttaaaattgcattattggttaaggtcttgtatgtaagcatttcacagtaagggcTACACCGAAAACGTGGATGCCGATTAAGAGCCCCCCGCACTTCTCTAATTCAGAGGgcttgggttaaatgcagaagacacatttccgtggaacaactgactagatatccccctttcccttacctgttgtatttgtcacacgtgacaaatacaacttGATTTGATCATCAACTACAATGTTTTGGCCAGTAGATGGTGCCATGGAACAACGTATATGAAAGCAAATCAGACGACAAGCTACAAAGAGCCTACTAGTTTATGGGTGAGGATAAATTAACTAAGAATATTTTCcagatacactaccgttcaaaaggggtcacttagaaatgtccttgtttttgaaagaaaagcaatttttttgtccattaaaataacataacctttttcagaaatacagtgtagacattgttaatgttgtaaatgactataaaatggaatatctatggaatatctacatgtaggcgtacagaggcccattaacagcaaccatcactcctgtgttccaatgacacactgtgttagctaatccaagtttataattttaaaaaggctaattgatcattagaaaacccttttgcaattatgttagcacagctgaaaacggtttgAACTGTACTGATTGAAGAAGCAATAAACTGCCCTTATttcgactagttgagtatctggagcatcagcatttgtgggttcgattacaggctcaaaatggccagaaacaaagcactttcttttgaaacttgtcagtctattcttgttctgagaaattaaggctattccatgtgagaaatatGAAGCTGTaggttgaggacttgtgaggcatctgtttctcaaactagacactctaatgtacttgtccttgtgctcagttgtgcaccggggcctcacactatctattctggttagagacagtttgcgctgttttgtgaagtacacagcgttgtacgagatcttcagtttgttGGCAATTTctagcatggaatagccttactttctcagaacaagaatagactgacgagtttcagaagaaagtgctttgtttctggccattttgagcctgtaatcgaacccacaaatgctgatgctccagatactcaactagtctaaagatggccagttttattgcttcttcaatcagaacaacagttttcaggtgTGCTAACATAATAGTAAAAGGGttctctaatgatcaattagccatttaaaatgctaaacttgccttagctaacacaacgtgccattggaacacaggagtgatagttgctgataatgggcttctgtacgcctacatagatattccataaaaagtcatccgtttccagctacaatagtcatttacaagattaacaatgtctacactgtatttctgaacaattttatgttatttttaatggacagaaaatgtgcttttctttaaaaaacaaggacatttctaagtgaccccaaacttttgaatggtagtgtaggtATTCTGTTAAAGTCAAGAACTGGATAACATTCTCAGCGTTTAATCCTACGGTAGAAAATATTCTAAAAATAGTGCAATGTgtaggtaggcctactctttggTGCAGTTACAACAAATCAAAAAATTATGACTAGGCCTAATCTCTCCTGGACAGACTATGGAGCATGAGCATCTGTCCAAATTACGGGATATTTTAATTATGGTGTAACCAAGATTAATTAATGAGAAATAAAACCAGAATTCTCAGATTGTTTCAACTGAACTTAATTTATTGTCATTATGATTTACTTTTGCACGACAGTATTTGATACATCACTTGCATAGAGAACAATACTTAGCTAAATCACAAAAAATAACATTTTACACCTAACATTATTTACTGTAGGTCCAGATGTCCATGAGTTCATCCAAAAGGAGAAGTCTTTGGAACTCTGTGCCACTATGAAAGAACACCCAATTTCTACAAACTAGTGTCTTTACACAGTTATTTTGTTTAGACACACATCTCTAATACACAGCCTGAATGTGGAATGGCAGTATGGTTTCTTTAAAAAGTTCTCCATTCTCATCACACACAATAGGCCTACACCACACACCCTATCTGACGCTTATCCGAGTATGCAGCAGTTTGGAAGGTGGCTTTACATGGCAAAAGATCATTCTGAATCTCATCGAAATATGTAATGAAACAACCAAACATCAATTAAGTTTCATTTTCCTACTACCACAAGAACATGTTGTCATCTCAAAGGTTACAATAATATTGTTGAAAGTGTCTAATCAAAGGCCATCCTTCAATGACTAATTTCATTAGACCCTTATATCTCGTGTGTCCACCAATGTGCAACATTTTTTTAATTACCAGTGTGTACATTCAAATAACTATAATATAACTCCTAGAATACAGATTGTAGATAGCATATGCCTGCGATTGGCCAATTGGTATGGCAGTGACAGCGGACTATGCTATTGGTTGGCCAAAGCTGGAATCACTGGCTCATTAGTATGCATGATTGGCCACATAGATCTGGTCGGATTCACTGTCCCCGCCACCAGTGTACTTCCCCTGACAGGCCAGGCCATTCACCTGATAGTAAGAGAAAGGGGGTGGGGGTATGAGgggcaaacacacaaacactgttaggAGCAAACTCACTTAATATCAACTGAAAACATAGATCACTTCCTCAAATGACCGTTCCACATTTGAGAAATTGTGAAATGTTCTTAATAGCATTGTCCAGTTTTATTAAAAACAATATTAAGAAGAAATATGTTCCTCAACAATGCTTTCGTGCTAAAAGACGAATGCCAGGTTGATTAAGAGTCTGAAAACAGAGTGATGTACATGCCTCTGCTCGCTTGATAAACTGCTCAGTTGCAGCACTCTCATTCTCTTTATGTCCCCGCCAGGTTTTGAGTGCGGACACCTGCAGGGCTCGGCCGTACGAGAAGGTGAGGGTCCAGGGCTTCACCAGGGAGCAGTTGTTGATGGCATTCAGGTGGACAGAGGCCTCCTCTTCACTCTGACCCCCAGAGAGGAACGTCACTCCTGCACACACAGAAAACAAATAGAGTGAACAGTCAATGGATTTCTATCAGCACCATAAGTGCTTTACAAACTGCCAATAAATTAACCTATGTTCAATATGCCAAATCACTGGTATAGTGACTGAATCTGACACTAGTACTGTATATACCCTCTTTCTGAACTTCTCTGAGAGGCCAATGGCCTATGACCCTACCCGTGACAGCAGGAGGGACGGTGCGGCGCAAGGCAGTGACTGTTGCCATGGCGACCTCCTCTGCGCTGTATTTTGTGGGGCAGCTGTGGCCAGGAGTGGCCATATTGGGCTTGAGCAGAGTGCCCTCCAGGTACACATGATGGTCAGACATGGCCTTGTACAATGCAGCTAGGACCTGCACAACATGGGGAACACATGGAACATGATAAACTGGCAATGTTAGAAATACATATTACACACTAACAGGTTACAGGTTGGGGTACGGTCCCACCTTCTCTGTGACATACTGACAACGCCTCAGATCATGATCTCCATCAGGCAAAATCTCTGGCTCCACAATAGGCACAATCCCATGCTGGGTGACAGAAAAGGGACATAATTAGCATCATGATTAGAAGGTGATGCTGATGTTACGTACTGCAATTATAATATTTTCTCATACCTGACATTGTGCCTTTACACTGCGTTTGCGGAGTTCTTACCTGCTGGCAAATGCTTGAATATCGAGCCAGAACATTTGCATTCTCTTCAATGGACAGTTTAGAGGGGGTGGCCTCACTGATCTTGAACACACAGCGCCACTTAGCAAAGTTTGCCCCGTCCTTCTTATACCGAGCACAGCGTTCTGAGAGCCCATCCAGTCCTACAGGATGAGAAAGAgatgaataaggctgtaaaggaTTGGGATTCACCAGTGAGTGGCAGACTACATTTTGTAATTGTCAAATTCAGATAGTTTTGATGATCAGATTGAGTGTAACCCGAGGGTTCTCGGCCCTACCCTGAGTGGTAGATTCTCCATTGGTTCCTGCCAAGGGGACAACACCCTTGTCAACCTGAAGAAAAGGAGGTAGAGCagataataaaatacaaatgaCAATGGTCAATCCTCCCCTTCACACTGATCTTCTCTTTGTCTTAAAGCCAGCTCATTTTCATCCAGATGGTGTTGATATTAATAGCAGCTATTCTATCCATAGCACTGCCATCCATCAGGGGTAGAACTCCTGATCAGAGTGTATCTGTACTACCCTTTGGTCTCCATAATGTTGAAACCTTTTTCCTTCCTGGGACTGTCCATTGGAGCATATCAAGTAGCCTTATGCTCCACATTCCCATTCATTCCTTCCCTCACaaatgttatatacagtagaagTAGGGTCAAGACGTATTCTTGCCCAAGCTAGAGACCAGAGACATAAAACATACTTCAGATATCACCATTGGCCCTTTTGAACCCTGTGCTCATACATTACCTTGATGCCCACAGTGATGCCCCTGTCCTTGATCATCTTGACGAAGGGCGTGCCGTCGTCAGCGTGTTGGTACAGCGTTTCGTGGAAGAAAATGACTCCTCCGATGCAGCTGTTGATGCGGTCGTCAGCACTGAAGAGGATCTGGCGGTACTGCCGGCGGTTCTCCTCAGTGTTCTCAACCCCTATCTGGTTAAGGCGCTTCGCCATGCTGCCTGTTTCCAGGAACATTAGAAAAAGCATGTTCACAGTCTGGTAAACCTACAATTATAAAAACGGAATAATCTATTGGACACCATCCTGTACCACTGCTTTGTAGAGGGTTCTGTCAAGCACCACTGGAAATGAATGAAATGAATAATTTGTCTAATCGTTTTCATTATGATGGTTTTCCAATGCATAGAGAAGATCCAGAGCTCCTTACTGACCCACAGACTCATCAGCAGCCAGGATGCCCTTCCCTGGAGTGACGATACGAAGGGCAATCTCCTGGAGCTCCCTCTTCTGACCACTGGAGAGGGCTGGGAACTGGTGCGTCATCCTGAGAGATGGTCGATCACACAACCTGCATAGGGATATCATTAGATATCAGATCTTGCACATCTTTGCTGGTCTAAATTGATCAACATTCACTCAGGGAATATTTAGCTAGAGACATAGATCAACAGGTAggctaccctggggcggcagggtagcctagtgttagagcgttggactagtaactggaaggttgcgagttcaaacccccgagctgacaaggtacaaatctgtcgttctgcccctgaacaggcagttcccaggccgtcattgaaaataagaatgtgttcttaactgacttgcctggttaaataaaggttaaaaaaaataaaaaaataaaaaaaacagtagggGCATATCTCTCCCATCCAATggagtaaagtacttaagtaaaaatactttaaagtactacttaagtagttttagggagtttctgtactttactatttatatgtttgacaacttttacttttacttcactacattcctatatAAAATAATGttctttttactccatacattttccctcacacccaaaagtacttgttatgTTTTGAATGATTAGCAGGACAGTAAAATGGTCTAATTACATGTACTTATCAAGAGAaaacatggtcatccctactgcatctgatctggcagactcactaaacaaaaatgcatcgtttgtaaatgatgttggagtgtgaccctggctatccgtaaatgatgttggagtgtgaccctggctatccgtaaatgatgttggagtgtgaccctggctatccgtaaatgttaaaaacaagaaaagggtgctgtctgctttgcttaatatgagGAATTTGAAGtaattatacttttacttttgatacttaagtatattttagcaattatatTTCGTTttcatacttaagtatatttaaaaccaaatacttttatacttttactcaagtaatattttactgggtgcctttcacttttacttgagtcattttctattctaTTCTTTACTTTTACTGGAGTCTGAGAATTGGGTACTTGTTTCACCACTGCTCACATCCTCTGAAATCCCAGTGATTTTGGCTGAGTGACTGTCCTTATTGGCACATTGTCAGCTGGGATTAGGGATGTGTGGACCTTTGTGCTGACTATGCAGCCCACCAAACAAATAGCCCAGGAGGCACAAGAAAGGTGAGGGAATTCTGTCAGTCCAAACCAGAGAGTTTTTCAGAAATATTACCCTGGTTCTGTGTAGCAACATCAAATTGGCAAGTGAAAAAAAACAACTTAGGAGGTAGTAATACATACAATTCACATAGAGACAATACATTTCTACTGTATGAGTACTATTTATTGAGAGCAGAAGGCCCCTAATCACGCTTCCCACTTGCTGATGTAGCAGCGCTGACTACAGTGATCTGTGGGGTAGCACAATGCATTTGTTGATTCATGCATTCATATCACATCCCTTGATAGTGGGTATGGCAAATCACCATGTCAACACAGACCCTCAGCTTTCGCACTCCACTGTCTACAATAACCAAGGAAAATAAAACAATAGCCAGTCAAAAAAAGTAAATCTACCACTTATCATCATGTCACTCCAATCCAGTCTTTTAATTTGGTTTAGTAAATTGGAAGACAATAACAATCCATTGTAATATCTTTAGTTTtccaaataaaacataaaaaacatTACTTTAATAGCATCATCCACATCTGTGTGCCACTCGTCCAAAAGTTGAACATTCATAGTAGCTCAATATCATATTCTCTATCCTGTTTACTAAAGCTTGCTGAAATGaaaagtaaatgtaaaaaaaacctTAAGAACCTTACCTGACAGGATGCTAATTCAGAATTCACTTTTTTCACTGCAGAAGTGATAGCCACTGCGCTGTCTGACAGACTGCTGCTCCCTTGTATCCCACTCAGCTCTGTGACCTCCAAAACCAACACCTCTAGGGCGGGGCTTAATGACAGGGTGGGGCTTGTTGatgtataataaataaatatggatGAATACATTCAACAAGAGGATGCTGTTGGGAGGAGCTATATGAGAACAGGcttattgtaatggctggaatggcatcaatggaacggagtcaaacaagTTAttgtgatgtgtttgataccattacaTTGATTCCCATCCTCCTGTAGCTCCTCCTACCAGCCTCTTCTGCATTCAACATAAACTCTGCATTCAACATAAACTAATCCATCATTCCAAGTCTTTACAATAATAATGATACACTTTGCAGGTACGGTTGTCCCAATGGCAGTTGTCCCAATGGCAGTTCAATCAATAGTTCAGTGGATGAAACGAAGCTAATTAATCATTCCAAACAACAGTTTTGTGTTTCTCTACATTGTTTTCACATAAAAGTTAGATTTCAAGAAGCCTGGCTACTTAAAACAGCCCCATTTGTGTACACCCAggtgccttgcctggttcaccaactactttgcaaacagagttcagtgtgtcaaatcggagggccgactcttttctctgtatatatcaatgatgttgctcttgctgcgggcgattccctgatccacctctacgcagacgacaccattctatatacttccggcccgtccttggacactgtgctatctaacctccaaatgagcttcaatgccatacaacactccttccgtggcctccaactgctcttaaatgctagtaaaaccaaatgcatgcttttcaaccgttcgctgcctgcacccgcacgcctgactagcatcaccaccctggatggttccgaccttgaatatgtggacatctataagtacctaggtgtctggctagactgtaaactctccttccagactcatatcaaacatctccaatcgaaaatcaaatcta
Proteins encoded:
- the LOC115142177 gene encoding fructose-bisphosphate aldolase C-like; translated protein: MTHQFPALSSGQKRELQEIALRIVTPGKGILAADESVGSMAKRLNQIGVENTEENRRQYRQILFSADDRINSCIGGVIFFHETLYQHADDGTPFVKMIKDRGITVGIKVDKGVVPLAGTNGESTTQGLDGLSERCARYKKDGANFAKWRCVFKISEATPSKLSIEENANVLARYSSICQQHGIVPIVEPEILPDGDHDLRRCQYVTEKVLAALYKAMSDHHVYLEGTLLKPNMATPGHSCPTKYSAEEVAMATVTALRRTVPPAVTGVTFLSGGQSEEEASVHLNAINNCSLVKPWTLTFSYGRALQVSALKTWRGHKENESAATEQFIKRAEVNGLACQGKYTGGGDSESDQIYVANHAY
- the LOC115141826 gene encoding LOW QUALITY PROTEIN: serine/arginine-rich splicing factor 1A-like (The sequence of the model RefSeq protein was modified relative to this genomic sequence to represent the inferred CDS: deleted 2 bases in 1 codon), with product MSGGVVRGPAGNNDCRIYVGNLPPDIRTKDVEDVFYKYGAIRDIDLKNRRGGPPFAFIEFEDPRDADDAVYGRDGYDYDGYRLRVEFPRSGRGGRGGFGGGGGGGGGGGVGGAPRGRYGPPSRRSEYRVIVSGLPQSGSWQDLKDHMREAGDVCYADVFRDGTGVVEFVRKEDMTYAVRKLDNTKFRSHE